Proteins from a genomic interval of Enterococcus faecium:
- a CDS encoding SdpI family protein produces MLFYSNFILIVAILLLLNIWIFDRSRNASIGFRTKRSLSSKKNWVYSQTIFYGGIVLISLLSSTLYSLNIIDVSTSNSISIIGIIIAAIITQLFLVFGEKKRSKK; encoded by the coding sequence TTGCTTTTTTATAGTAATTTTATCTTAATAGTAGCGATATTATTACTTCTGAATATATGGATTTTTGATAGGAGTAGAAATGCAAGTATAGGTTTTAGAACTAAACGAAGTCTGTCTTCTAAAAAAAATTGGGTATACTCACAAACTATTTTTTATGGAGGAATTGTTTTAATTAGTTTACTTTCTTCAACACTTTATTCTTTGAATATTATAGATGTTTCCACCTCAAATTCAATATCTATTATTGGAATCATTATTGCTGCAATTATTACACAACTGTTTTTAGTGTTTGGAGAGAAGAAAAGAAGTAAAAAATAG
- a CDS encoding phosphate ABC transporter substrate-binding protein PstS family protein — MKKVLFTLGMMGILLAGCGSGSGNTDGSATQNNSSDSNEQVKIVAVGSTALQPLVDAAQESFVQENPNYQISVQGGGSGTGLSQVEAGAVTIGNSDVFAEERDGVDASKLVDHKVAVVGMAPIVNKDTDVKDITKQELIDIFTGKITNWKEVGGKDQKINVVNRANGSGTRATFEKWGLDGATPVQSQEQDSSGTVRQLVSQTPGAISYLAFSYLDDSTQALSIDGVEPKEENVADNSWGIWSYEHMYTNGKPSPEVQKFLDYMMTEEIQEGPVKELGYLPITMMEVERDHEGNIK, encoded by the coding sequence ATGAAAAAAGTATTGTTTACTCTAGGTATGATGGGAATTCTTTTAGCCGGATGCGGCTCAGGATCAGGAAATACAGATGGCTCTGCCACACAAAATAATTCAAGTGACTCAAATGAACAAGTAAAAATCGTTGCGGTAGGTTCGACAGCATTACAGCCGTTAGTCGATGCAGCACAAGAAAGCTTTGTACAAGAAAATCCAAATTATCAAATCTCTGTACAAGGAGGAGGAAGCGGAACTGGTTTGAGCCAAGTCGAAGCTGGAGCAGTTACTATCGGAAACTCTGATGTATTTGCAGAAGAAAGAGACGGAGTTGATGCTTCAAAATTAGTGGATCATAAAGTAGCAGTGGTCGGGATGGCACCAATCGTCAATAAAGATACAGATGTCAAAGATATCACCAAACAGGAATTGATTGATATCTTTACAGGAAAAATCACTAACTGGAAGGAAGTTGGCGGGAAAGATCAAAAAATCAACGTCGTGAACCGTGCAAACGGCAGCGGTACCCGCGCGACATTCGAAAAATGGGGACTGGATGGTGCTACCCCTGTGCAGTCCCAAGAACAAGATTCATCAGGAACAGTTCGGCAGCTGGTAAGTCAAACACCAGGAGCAATCAGCTATTTAGCTTTCTCATATCTCGATGATTCCACACAAGCACTAAGTATCGACGGTGTAGAACCAAAAGAAGAGAATGTAGCAGATAACAGCTGGGGAATCTGGTCATATGAACATATGTACACGAACGGAAAACCTTCCCCTGAAGTCCAAAAATTCTTAGACTACATGATGACAGAAGAAATCCAAGAAGGACCTGTCAAAGAATTGGGCTATTTACCAATCACAATGATGGAAGTAGAACGTGATCACGAAGGAAATATCAAATAA
- a CDS encoding cation-translocating P-type ATPase, with protein sequence MKNKWINRSKKKKVTQRSSDKVIRLFPSYKEGLTADQVKERIEKGAANNSVDPTFKTNQQIVLENIFTYFNLIFLILAILLCLVESYKNLTFLPVIIANTGIAIFQEIRSKKILDELNVLNTAKVNVIRDGIEQTIDIEDLVIDDIVILETGHQIPADAEVVEGKLQVNEALLTGEADEITKEIGDPLMSGSFIVSGKAYARLDKVGADSYISQLTVKAKTMGEGEQSEMIASLNQLIKWIGIIIIPIGILLFSQSYFFNGNTIKESVVAMEAALIGMIPEGLYLLTTIALALSATKLAKQRVLLHNMKSIETLARVNVLCVDKTGTITENKMSVQKVIVSKKQEIISQSDQLEACIADYAKAMAGDNATMEAFKAYFTKTTDQSYHHVIPFSSVQKFSSVALADKVYVLGAPEMVLRDQLPEYAEEFVSFAEKGYRVLVFGVYDGILEEPVLTEAVTPLGYILIANPIRKEARATFDYFKKQQVAIKVISGDNPLTVSNVAVQAGISHADQYVDASKLSEEEYEAAVEKYTVFGRVKPEQKKIFVQLLKRRNNTVAMTGDGVNDILAMKEADCSIAMASGNEAAMQASQVVLLDSDFSRMPEVVAEGRRVVNNIERSASLFLVKNIFSFLLSLFSVIFALTYPLEPSQITLISLFTIGLPSFLLALEENKKRIRGKFIMNVMEKAVPGGLTDMIVVGALVICGVTLNLNKTDVSTASTMLLIAVGFLVLYKICSPLNKFRSQIILFCASGNFFSVIFLHKLFSITGISAVSLLLLSILFFSADSIFRHLTTLVEYLFERKNEKEQKPFSRVVKKFLSIFKREN encoded by the coding sequence ATGAAGAATAAATGGATAAATCGAAGTAAAAAAAAGAAAGTAACACAAAGATCATCAGATAAAGTCATCCGTCTTTTTCCATCGTATAAAGAAGGATTAACGGCAGATCAAGTCAAGGAACGAATAGAAAAAGGTGCAGCAAATAATTCAGTCGATCCCACATTCAAAACAAATCAGCAAATCGTATTGGAAAACATATTTACGTATTTCAATTTGATCTTTCTTATCTTAGCCATTTTGCTTTGTTTAGTAGAATCCTATAAGAACTTGACTTTTTTACCAGTTATCATAGCCAATACAGGAATCGCCATTTTTCAGGAAATTCGATCCAAAAAGATCTTGGACGAACTAAATGTTTTAAATACAGCAAAAGTCAATGTCATACGAGACGGGATAGAACAAACAATAGATATAGAAGACCTTGTAATAGATGACATTGTTATTTTAGAGACTGGACATCAAATTCCAGCAGATGCAGAGGTCGTGGAAGGGAAACTGCAAGTTAATGAGGCTTTATTGACAGGCGAAGCAGATGAAATAACCAAAGAAATAGGCGATCCATTAATGTCCGGCAGTTTCATTGTTTCCGGAAAAGCTTACGCCCGATTAGACAAAGTTGGAGCAGATTCGTATATTTCCCAGCTGACAGTCAAAGCCAAGACAATGGGAGAAGGAGAACAGTCGGAGATGATTGCTTCTCTTAATCAATTGATCAAATGGATTGGGATCATCATTATTCCTATCGGTATCCTGCTTTTTTCTCAAAGTTACTTTTTTAATGGAAACACGATCAAAGAAAGTGTCGTTGCAATGGAAGCAGCATTGATCGGTATGATACCTGAAGGACTGTACTTGCTGACGACGATTGCATTAGCATTAAGTGCGACTAAACTAGCAAAGCAAAGAGTTCTTTTACACAATATGAAAAGCATTGAGACATTGGCAAGGGTAAATGTCCTTTGTGTAGATAAAACAGGAACGATCACAGAAAATAAAATGTCTGTTCAAAAAGTGATCGTCTCTAAAAAACAAGAAATAATCAGTCAGTCAGATCAATTGGAAGCATGCATTGCTGACTATGCAAAAGCGATGGCAGGAGACAATGCAACAATGGAAGCTTTTAAAGCATATTTTACAAAAACCACTGATCAATCCTATCACCATGTTATTCCTTTTTCTTCTGTCCAAAAATTCAGCAGTGTAGCGTTGGCAGACAAGGTGTATGTTTTAGGAGCGCCCGAAATGGTTTTGCGCGATCAATTGCCGGAATATGCGGAAGAGTTTGTTTCTTTCGCTGAAAAAGGCTATCGCGTGTTGGTCTTTGGTGTGTACGATGGGATTCTTGAAGAACCAGTATTGACAGAAGCAGTCACACCATTAGGCTATATTCTGATTGCTAATCCTATCAGAAAAGAAGCAAGAGCCACATTTGATTACTTCAAAAAACAGCAAGTAGCCATCAAAGTGATTTCTGGAGATAATCCGCTCACCGTATCCAATGTAGCTGTCCAAGCAGGGATTTCACATGCTGATCAGTACGTTGATGCATCTAAATTATCAGAAGAAGAATATGAAGCAGCTGTCGAAAAATATACAGTTTTTGGACGCGTCAAGCCAGAACAAAAGAAAATCTTCGTTCAATTGCTAAAGCGTCGTAACAATACAGTAGCTATGACAGGTGATGGCGTGAATGATATTCTAGCCATGAAAGAAGCAGACTGCAGTATAGCGATGGCTTCCGGAAATGAAGCCGCCATGCAGGCCTCACAAGTGGTCTTACTTGATTCTGACTTTTCACGCATGCCAGAAGTTGTTGCAGAAGGACGGCGCGTTGTGAACAATATTGAGCGATCAGCCAGCTTGTTTTTAGTGAAGAATATTTTCTCCTTTTTGCTCTCACTGTTTTCAGTGATCTTTGCTCTGACCTATCCTTTAGAACCATCACAAATCACATTGATTAGTTTGTTTACTATCGGACTTCCATCTTTCTTGCTTGCTCTAGAAGAAAACAAAAAGCGAATCAGAGGGAAATTCATCATGAATGTGATGGAAAAAGCTGTGCCAGGTGGACTAACAGATATGATCGTAGTCGGTGCGTTGGTGATCTGCGGGGTGACTTTGAATCTAAATAAAACAGATGTTTCTACAGCATCTACCATGCTTTTGATTGCAGTAGGGTTCCTCGTTCTCTATAAAATCTGTTCACCGCTGAATAAATTCAGAAGTCAGATCATTCTTTTCTGTGCTAGCGGTAACTTTTTTTCGGTCATCTTTTTGCATAAGCTGTTTTCAATCACCGGTATCTCAGCTGTATCACTTTTGCTGTTGAGCATTCTATTTTTCTCGGCAGATTCGATTTTTAGGCATTTGACCACATTGGTAGAATATTTGTTTGAACGTAAAAATGAAAAAGAGCAAAAGCCGTTTAGTCGCGTAGTTAAAAAATTTCTATCGATATTTAAACGAGAAAATTGA